AATTGACGCTGAACAATCGGCTCGTAGAGTTCTTGCATGCGGGCAAAGGCGCGATCGCTGCTGCCTCCCAAGACAATGCGATCGGGATTAAACGTGTCGTGGATTGCTGTGCCTTCTCGCAGGAACTCTGGGTTGCTAACCACATCAAAACAGTCTTGGGGTAAGTCCTCGCTATCGGCGATCGCAGCCCCAACCGGCACCAATGCCTGTCGCCGCGCCAGCATGCCATCGAGGATCAGCATCCGTACCCAGTCACCCGACCCAATCGGCACCGTCGATTTGTTGACGATTACCCGATAGGTCTTGCCATCTAAATGCTCGCCAATCCCGCGAGCCACCGCCTCGACAAAGCGCATATCGGCTTCGCCATTGGGAAGCGGCGGCGTTCCAACGGCAATAAACAAAATTTCTGCATGGGCAACCCCAGCCGCGAGGTCTGTGCTGAACTGCAACCGTCCCGCCGCTGTTGAGGACTGAATCAGCTCGTCCAGTCCCGGTTCGTAGATGGGGGATTGACCGGCCTGCAGTTGCTCAACCTTGGTGGCGTTGTTATCGATGCAGAGCACGTCATGACCAATGTGCGCCAGACAGGTTCCTGTAACCAAACCGACATAGCCAGTACCAATAACGCTTACTTTCATGGCGAAGTTAGGGGGAACTGCAAAGCTGTCGATGCAGTGTACGACAGAGGACGTGATTCTGACAGTTCCTCCCTGCAGGCAGAACGGTGATTCTTTCCAGCGCCCAACCTTGCTGCAGTGATTGTCAGCAGCAGTTAATCAGCAACTCGCTCCGCAATTCGCAGCTTGGCCGATCGCGATCGCGGGTTGGCTTCAATCTCGGCTTCGCTGGGTAAGAGTGGTTTACGGGTGATCACGGTCAGGCGATCGTCGCCGCGCAGGGCATGTTTGATAATCCGGTCTTCCAAGCTGTGGAAGCTGATCAGGGCAATGCGGCCACCCGGTGCCAACCAATCGGGCGCGCGATCGAGAAAGGTTTGCAACGCGTCCAGTTCGCCATTGACCGCAATCCGCAGCGCCTGAAACGTACGAGTTGCCGGATGAATGCGGCCATAACGGTAGCTGCGCGGGACGGCTCCAGCAATCGCTTCCGATAGTTCCAGTGTGCGATCGAAGGGACGCCGCTCCACAATCCGGCGAGCAATGCGGCGCGACAGTCGCTCTTCGCCGTACTGATAGATCAGGTTGGCGAGATCCGTTTCATCCCATTCGTTAACGATCTCGGCAGCAGTCAATTCCGCCGTAGGGTCCATGCGCATATCCAACGGCGCATCCTGCCGGAAGCTAAAACCGCGCTCCGCCTCATCCAACTGTGGGGAACTGACGCCAAGGTCCGCCATGATCCCCTGAAACTGGCGATCGCCCGGCTGATAGTCAGCAAAGTTGACGTGCTGAAACTGAGCGCGATCGCCGTAGGGCTGCAGTCGGCTCTGACTCGCGGCGATCGCCGCCGGATCGCGATCGAGGCCAATCACCTGCGTATTGGCCCAGCTAGAAAGCAACAACTCACTATGACCGCCACCACCCAAGGTTGCATCCAAAAACCAACCGCCGCGATCGGGCAGTAATCCCTCCACTAACTCCTTTTGGAGAACCGTGACGTGGTGGAATGACGACGGCTGCGAAGAATCAGCGAGCATGAAAGGGTGGCCTAGGGCATTGCATGGATCTGATTCTCTGTCACGGCACGGCCGACTTTGACACGTTGGGCGCGGCGGTTGGCCTCAGTCGTCTGCTGCCGGGGTCGCGCATTGTGCTGACGGGCGGGGCTCATCCAGCCGTGCGAGACTTTTTGGCACTTTATCGCGATGAGTATCCGCTGATTGAACGGCGATCGGTTGATCCCAAGCGGCTGCGGCGAATTCACTTAGTGGATGCCCAAGAGCGGCTGCGCTTTGGCAAGGCGGCAGAATGGCTGGACCTACCGCAGTTGGAGGCGATCGCAGTCTACGACCACCACCTACAAAGTCCCTGCGATATTGCGGCAAGCGATCGCCAAGTGGAAGCCGTAGGTGCGACGGCCACTTTAATGTGTGAACGATTGCAAGCAGCCCAGATTCAACTCGCACCTGCTGAGGCGACGGTGTTAGCTCTTGGCATTCACGTCGATACAGGTTCCCTCAGCTACGACCAAAGCACCCCTCGTGATGCTCAAGCACTGGCCTGGCTGATGACTCAAGGGGCAAATCTACGAGTCTTGCGGGAGTATGTGGAACCCGGACTGTCTGCACCGCTGCAAGCGCTTTTGAGTCAGTCCCTCGAGGTCTTGGAGTTGGAGGAACGACGGGGCAAAACCCTCGCGCGAGTTTTGCTGCCCGTGGATGGCTATTTGACCGGCCTCTCCAGCCTTGCCGCTCAGTTATTTGCCCTAACCGAAGCCGATTTACTGCTGCTGGGCGTTCACTATCCGGTGGAAGGCAGTACCGATCGCCGCTTGACCGTGATCGGGCGATCGCGGATTGAAGGACCGGATCTGGGTCAAACCTTTCGGCAGTGGGGCGGTGGTGGGCATGCCCGTGCTGCTTCGCTGAATTGGCGAGGTACCGCAATCGCAGCAACGTGGGCAGCGATCGGGGCTGCAGTTTTGGAGCAACTGCCTGCTCCGCTGTTGGCTCGCGATTTGATGTCCTCGCCAGTGCGAACGGTGCGCCCCGAAATTGCGATCGCGGAAGCCGAACGGATCCTGCTGCGCTACGGTCATTCCGGCCTGTCGGTCGTGGACGAACAGGATCAACTCGTTGGCATCATCTCCCGCCGCGACTTGGATTTAGCGCTGCACCATGGTTTTGGCCATGCACCGGTCAAGGGCTACATGACTCTTAATCCCAAGACGATCAGCCCCGAAACGAGTCTGCCGGAAATTGAAGACCTGATGGTCACCTACGACATTGGCCGTCTACCGGTGCTCGATCGCGACCAACTCGTCGGCATCGTTACTCGCACGGATGTGCTACGCCAACTGCATCAGGATCAACAGCGCCAAACACCGCCGCTGAATGCGCCTGCTTGCCTGCTACCCGGCACACCCCGCGATTGGCTCCGCCAGCGCTTGATTCCTGCGCAATGGGAGCTCCTAGAAACGGCGGCGCACTTTGCTGAAGAACGGGGCTGGCATCTCTATCTCGTCGGCGGTGGTGTGCGTGATCTCTTCCTTGCTCAGACCGATGCACCGTTGCTAATCAGCGATATCGATCTGGTCGTCGATGGGTTTCACCGCGCTCTGTCCGAAGCAGCGGGAGTCGAACTAGCGCAATTGCTGCGCGATCGCTATCCGCAGGCGCGGCTGGAAGTGCATGGACGGTTCCAAACGGCGGCGCTGCTCTGGCACGAAGATCCGGTGTTTGAGTCGCTCTGGGTAGATATCGCCACGGCGCGCACGGAGTTCTATCCCTACCCAGCAGCCAACCCCGAAGTCGAAGCCAGCTCAATCCGCCAAGACCTCTACCGGCGCGACTTTACGATTAATGCCCTTGCAATTCGTCTGACCGAACCTCACGCTGGCGAACTCCTCGACTTTTTTGGGGGACGGCTCGATCTCGAAGCCCGTCAGGTGCGCGTTCTCCATGTCAACAGCTTCATCGAAGATCCAACGCGTATTTTTCGAGCGGTGCGCTTTGCCGTGCGCCTCAGCTTTGCGATCGAAGACCAAACGCGGCGACAAATTCGCTATGCCCTCGACAGTGGCGTCTATCAGCGTACTCAAGGGGAAAACAGCATTACGCCCGCGCTGCAAACCCGTCTGCGGGCAGAACTACAACTGATTTTGGAGGCGCAATATTGGCTGCCCGCCCTGCGGGAACTTGGCTCTCTGCAAGCCTTCCGTTGTCTGCACAGTGATTGTTGGTGGACGCGATCGCTCGAAGCCCAGCTCCGTCGCTGCGATCGCCTTAATCGGCGCTGGCAACAGCAAGCTCATCCGTCACTCAAACCCGTACCGCCTTGGCTGCTACGGCTGCAAAGTCTGCTGACCAGCCTGCCAGAGCCGGGGCCGATCGCCCAACGCTTGCAACTGCCACAGGAAGTGATTCAACGCTTGCAACAGTGGCCGGAAGCGATCGCTCAGCTCACCCAACTGGATTCTGCACAACTCCCGAGTCAGCTCTATCGCCAGCTAGCGGACTACGACCCGATCACTCTACTGTTAGCTGCGGCTGTCTTACCGCGATCGCAGCGCCGCGTGATCAGCCGCTATCTCTGGGAGTGGCTGCCGCTGGAATTACCGATTAGCGGCCATGATCTCAAAACGCTGGGCTATCGGCCTGGCCCTCAATTCCGTGAGATTCTCGAGGCTCTGCACGGTGCGGTTCTGGATGGCAAAGTACCGGCTGGCAGCGATGAAGCGGCTCGACAGCGGGTTCTCCATTGGCTGAGCGATCGCTATCCCCATCCTTAGATTGCAGAAAAAAGACTACTCCCAATGGTGAGAGGAATCCGCCCAGCTTCAATTAGATCGAGGCAATCGCGGCAGTCCCAGCAAGGCGCGATCATAGAAGTTGTCATGACTGCACCCTGAATCATGCGAATTCTGCTTGTGGATGACGAAGAAGCTCTGACTGCGCCTCTCCATCGCATGCTCTGTCGTGAGGGATATGAAGTTGATGTCGCTAGCGACGGTCAGACAGGGGAGCAGATGGCAACGCAACAGGTTTACGACTTATTGATCTTGGATTGGATGCTCCCAGAGCGATCGGGCTTGGAGCTCTGTCGGTCGGTACGGAGTCGCGATCGCCAAGTGCCAGTTCTCTTCCTGACCGCTCGCGATACGGTAGATGACCGCGTTCAAGGCTTGGATGCGGGGGCGGATGACTATTTGGTCAAACCCTTTGAGCTAAAAGAATTACTGGCTCGCGTGCGTGCCTTGCTGCGGCGATCGCCTCGGCAAGAGTCCCCAGAAGTCCCTCGTCTCTGCTGTGGTGACCTTGCGCTCGATGTCCCCAATCAACTGGCCTATCGTCAAGGTCGTTGCATTGAACTGTCGGAAAAGGAAACACAACTACTAGCCGTGCTCATGCAACATCCCGGTCAGCTCGTGAGCCACCAAGCGTTGCAATCTCAAGTCTGGGGATTGGCAAATCCTCCCAGTAGTAATGTTTTGGCTGCTCAAATCCGATTACTGCGCCGAAAACTCGAAGCCCCTGGTGAGACACCGCTCATTTTCAGCGTCTATGGCAAGGGCTATCGTTTCCAAGCTGCCGATTCTGTCTAAATCGCCCTAATTGGATCTCTTTCCTATGCGGATTGATTGCCTGCCCGCTCTCCAAGACAACTACATCTTTCTGCTGGTTGACCCCGAGCAACACGAAGCCGCTGTTGTCGATCCGGCTGAAGCTGAGCCGGTTCTTGCTGCCCTCGATGCCGAGGGACTGACCTTGACGGCGATTCTCAACACTCACCACCACGGCGATCATGTGGGTGGCAACCGTCAGTTGCTGCAGCATTTCCCCACTGTGACTGTCTATGCCAGTGCAGTCGATCGCGATCGCATTCCTGGCCAAACAGTTTTGCTCCAAGCGGGCGATCGCATCCAAGTCTGTGGACAGACAGCAGAAGTTTTCTTTGTGCCCGGCCATACTCGTGGCCATGTGGCCTACTACTTTGAGCAGGTTGCTGGTGCAGAAGCAAGGGGTGCTTTGTTTTGCGGAGATACGTTATTTGCCGGTGGCTGCGGCCGTCTGTTTGAAGGGACGCCTGCTCAAATGCTGGACTCCCTCCAACAGCTACGATCGCTCCCCGATGACACTGCCGTCTATTGCGCCCATGAGTACACCTTGAATAATCTGCGGTTTGCGCTGACGGTGGATCCTGACAATCTTGAGCTGCGAGAACGCTATCAAGCCGTCGCGATCGCTCGACAGCAAGGACTCGCCACGATTCCCAGCCGAATTGACCTCGAAAAAGCGACGAATCCTTTTTTGCGCTGGGATCAACCAGCAGTCCAAGCTACTGTTCACAGCGTCAATCCCGTTCAGACCTTTGCCAGACTTCGCGGTCTGAAAGATCAGTTTTAACGAGACCAGAGGGATCGACTATTCCGTGTGAACCGGATGGGCCTCGAGTAGCTGCAAAGGAAATTAACGCGATCGCTGTGCTGATCCGCAGGCACGACAATAGGGCAAGTACTGATAAGTCAGTTGATGACAGTGACTGCATTCAACATACTGATAATGACCACAGTGAGGGCAGTGCGCCTCTTGATTGGGGAGACGTTTAGCACATTTAATACATCGAGATTTTTGAACTCGATTAGCAGCCTGTAGACGAGGATTAAAGATCCAAGCTTGGGCAATTTTGATAATACCAAAGCCGATCGCAGGAATTAGGAAGATATAGAGATAATTAACGAGAAAAAGCAGACGGCCAAAAAGTAGCTGTACTACCTGAGAGAGAGCATCAAAAATGAGATTGATGCGAAGCAGCTCAAAGGCTTTAAAGATGAGCGGTAGCGAGAAGATGACTAACAGATGCCAGCTCAGCAAAGCCAGCAATCCATAGCCTCTCTGCTGAGCATAACGATGGATACCACCCGCGATCGCGAGCAGAGGAGCAAGAAAGAGAATCTGCAGTAATAGTTGCAGAGCAGGATACCAAAATCCAGCCTGCTGATAGCCCTGTAATACGGCCTGAAAACGGCTCTGATCGGCGAGGAAACTGAGAAAAGACTGACTTATGGGTTGTGTTAGGAGCCTGTTCTCAAAATCTGAAATTTCACGACGAAGGGTTTGAATCTTCGCTTGATTGGCCTCTAGCGTTTGACGCGCCTGTGCTGCACTCACATCTGTGATTGCCTGATCGGGAGCCTGCCCAGCAATTTCCTCTAGCAAGGACGAATCATACTGTTCGCGAATTTTTCGATTTTGATCTTCTAGCCGACTAATCCCAACTCGTCTCTCATCGATGGAAGTCAGCAAGTTAGAGTAGTTCGCTTTTGAAATCTTGTCGTATCGCTCTGCATATTGCCAACACAACGGTGCAACTTCACCCAAGCGATCGCTTTGTAACTGTTTATATTGTTCTGTGAGTAAAAGTTGTGGGTTAGATCCATCGATGGTTTTCATGCCCACTTTCACAGCTGATGAAACTAGCACAAAACCTTGATTTTTCTCTTGACGCAATTGTGGATCTTGATAAATCTGCCAGTCCTGATAGCAAGGGTAAGACTCACTAGCTGTTAGCGGCCATCGACTAACTTCAGCTAAACCAGAAAAGACATTCGAAAGAATAAAAATATCGATAATAATGATGACAACGAGACTAACTTTATTAAGTGGTTCATTATTGATTGTTCTAGACTTACGAAATGCTGATGAGAACCACTGTCTGAGACGTGACCACATGATTCAGACTCCTCTCCATCAATTGCTGGCAGCTGACTCAAGCTTTTAAGATGTCATCTCTGGTGAGTTCAACTGACAATTCACCAAAATTTCTTTTTATTGAGGAAGACTGGACTCAAGCAGGCGACAACTGGGAGAAGTGGGTAGGCTTCCAGCGAGTGGATCAGCCACAAGCGGCACAATAGAGGAGTACTGCTGCTCGTACTGGTATGACTCTTAAACGTCTCGGCCACGTCGCCATTTGTGTCAAAGATATCGAAGCTGCGGCTGTGTTTTACCAAGGATTAGGCCTAGAGCTGGTTTGGAAGGATGCCGACTGGGCGTACCTCAAGGCCGGTGAGGATGGATTGGCCCTGTTAGGACCGAGCTACAAGCAAGCAGGTCCCCACTTTGGCTTTATCTTCCACGATCGCGCTGAAATCGACACAGCCTATGAGCAACTGAAAGCTCAAGGAGTGGAACTCACCCGCATCCACGAGCATCGGGATGGCACGGCTTCTTTCTATGGAAAAGATCTTGATGGTAACTGGTTTGAATATCTCTATGAACCTGCCACCCAAGCAGTCAAAACACCTATAGCCGTTTAATGAATAACTGGACTATCAGTTTCAAGACGATAGTTTTGGTCAGTAAATTCTGACCAAAACTAGCCCCTCTCGCCTGAGCTTATCTTGTCGAGATTTGTGCTGTAACAATCTCAGAACTCTTCAAGAATAGTTCCGTTCAACTTAGGCTCTCCGCTCCCTCACTGGGAAGAATGCCTAGAGAAGAGGGGCAAGTGGTCTCTCGAATCATGTTTCTGAAATCCTCGAGGGTTCTTCCGCTGGGAGAGCCAAGCAGCAACCATAGCCACTACCTTCCCAATCAGCTTGCATACTTAAAGTAATTTTCAAAGTAATCACTGCAAGTGATTATTGGTGTGCGCCTTCTAGTCCAAGAGACCAGAATGAGAACTATCAGCTGCAGACATCAAAATGGTCATCTTGGTTGATGATTGAAAGATTAAATCCACTTATGGGAATCTTGTGATCCAGTGAATCTGGATAACAGTCTTACTTGACTCGTTTTGCACTTAAACGACGGCAGTTTTTGCTGGGAATTGGAGGTCTCTCTGCAGCATTGCTGACGGGTCAGCCGCTGCGGGTTGAAGCACAGCAGCCATCACTGGCTGAGCTCGCAAAACAGCGGTCGCTGCTCTGGGGGGCGGCCATCAGCACAGAGATGCTGACGATCCCTGACTGGGCCGGCCTCTACCGGCAACAGACTCGTCTCCTAGTGCCGGAGTGGGAAATGAAATGGGCGGTTTTGCAGCCCGATCGCGATCGCTTTGACTTCAGCCGTCCCGATCGCCTGCTAACTTTTGCCCGCTCCTACCAAGCTCAGTTACGAGGGCACACCTTACTCTGGCACCAGCAGCTGCCAACTTGGCTCAATAATCTGACGGCCACAGAAACCGCAACAGCACTGCAACGCTACATCGACACCGTTGTTGGCCACTACCGAGGCCAGTTGCAGTCTTGGGATGTGATCAATGAACCAATCGCAGAAGATGGGTATGGTTTGCGGCCGAATCGTTGGTTGCAACAGCTTGGCCCCAACTATCTTGAGCAAGCTCTGCGCTGGGCACGGGTGGCTGATGCCCAAGTTCCATTGGTGATTAATGACTATGGCCTAGAGCCCGACAGCCCCCTAGCAACCCGTAAGCGTCAGCAGTTGTTGCAACTGGTGGAGACCCTGCGCGATCGCGATGCTCCCCTGCAGGCGATCGGGTTTCAGGCACACTTAGTCGCCAATCCCCAAGCACCCCCAAGTTTTACAGGGTTTGCAGAGTTTTTGGCGGAGCTTAGTCGCTTTGATCTGGACTTTTATATCACGGAGCTTGATGTCAATGACCGAGCTTTGCCTGCCAACTTTGCCGAACGCGATCGAGAGGTGGCCCACCTCTATCAACGCTTTTTAACGGCAGTGCTCCCCACCCCTCGCCTCAAGTTGGTGACCACTTGGGGACTCAGCGATCGCTTGAGTTGGCTCAATCAATTCGCTCCCCGCGCAGACGGGCTACCGCAGCGTCCTCTTCCATTCGACTTCAACTTTCAACCCACCGAGACCTATGGCATCCTCGTCAGCCTCCTCCAATCCCAATCGGTTTCAAACTGATTTGACCACAAAACCTCAACGGAGTAATGCCGCTAACTTTGTGGTCATTAGTCTCGGTATTTTGATCCTCCTCAGCGGCGTCGGCTTATTGTTTTATGCATTGGTGACAACCCGAGGACGCGATGCCATTATCAATGCCAAAGTCATTACACTCCAAGCCCCAGACGATGGCATTGTGACTGATTTTCAAATCAGGCCTGGGGAAGAAGTCCCTGCAAATCAGCCACTCTTACGGATTGAGAATGCTCGCGCCAGCACCTTTGATCAAGCACGCTTACAAACACAACTGAACACCGAGCAGCAAAAGCTAAAACTCCAACAGGATCAATTGGCAGCTATCGTCCAACTCCGTCAACAGGTAGAGCTTGATAGCCGCAATCAGCAGCGTCTAGAAATTACAAAGTTTACCGAGCTTCGTCGCAAGCTCCAAGCAGACATCAGTGCAGCACGAGAGCAATTGGCACTCGCACAAAGAATCTATCAGCGACGACAAGCCTTAGCAGCAACCGGTGCAGTCTCAGTTGAAGTTGCTGATCAAGCAGAAACAGAGTATCTGCGACAGCGAGATATTCTCAATGCCTTAACCAAGGAACTCGCTAGCCGCGAGCAAGATCTCCAAGCCGCAAGATTAGGACTGACTCTAGTCAATACGCGCAGTAACTATGATCCGGGCGTACGGCTGCAGGAACTCAAGCTACAAGAGAGTCAGCTGCGATCGCAGGTGGCTGCGCAAACTGCTCAAGTCAATGGACTGAAAAATCAATTGCAAGAAATTACTCGCAACACGCGATCGCGCCAGGAGATTCCGCTAGCCAGTCCTGTTCCCACGGTTTTATGGCAAGCATCGGTGAGCAATGGCGATGTTGTAACACGGGGTCAAACATTAGCCAAAACGATTGACTGCCGCGATCGCTGGGTTGATGTCTACATTGGTGAAACTGCTTTGCGTAAGATTCGAGTAGGTGAACCAGCTCGAGTCGATTTAATTGGCAAAGATAGATCTTTAGAAGGAAAAGTTATTTTTATCCGATCTGGCGTTGGTCGGTTGCGAGTAGGCGAAGATGTTTTGCCCTCAATTCCTATTAATCTTGCCCGAGAAAGTCAGGTTCGTATTCAGCTCAATCCTGACAAGATACAACCCTCTGAGTTCTGTGATGTTGGCTTTACAGGCCGTGTCACCTTCCAGAACCTTTAGGGAACAGAATCATGTCATTCCCTAATCTCTTGCGGCGAACGCAGCAGTCTAGCTTGCCACCCAATCCTATTTCGCCATGGACCTGGGGATTTTTATGTCTGAGTCTTGCTGTCTTTGTTATTGCCCTGCTCAGCCTCAATTTAAGCTGGTTCCAAAATCTACCTACTTATCTCAATCCTCAGCTGACTCGAGATTTACCTGAATCTCTACAGTTTCCAGACGAGCCGAGCAAGCTACTTCAACCCCTTTTGATAGCAACAGCATTGCTACTCTTATTAACCGTCTTTCCCCATCATCCAGTTAGTCACTTAATCGTTCTTGTTTTCCTTTTAATTTATGGATTTAGGTACTTTATTTGGCGTTTATTTGCACTCAATTCAGGGCATTGGATTAGCCTAACTTTTAGTATTATTTTTCTGCTAGCCGAGAGTCTTTATGTCTTAAGCTTACTAGTACAGTTTTATCCTACGCTTGTTTTTGATCCTCAACGGCGATCGCGACAGGCTGATGAGCAAGAAGATATCCTGCATGAGTTCTCGCCTAGTGTCGCTATTTGGATTCCGATTTACAATGAAGACCCTCGCATCATTCGGCGAACCATTCTCGCCTGCCAGCTAATTAACTATGACAACAAAGAAATTTACGTCTTAGATGATGGGCATCGACCAATTATTCAAGCAATTACTGAAGAACTCAATGTTCATTACCTTAGTCGACCCGATAATACACATCGAAAAGCTGGAAATCTCAACTATGCATTAGCTCATACAGAAAGTGATTTAATCGCTGTTTTCGACTGTGACTTCTTACCCTTTCATAATTTTCTGCAGCGGACTGTTGGTTTCTTTATTGATGATGACATCGCTCTCGTTCAAACACCACAACACTATTACAATAGTGACTTTCATAATCGGAACCTAGGTTTAGACTATGTCTTGCCCAATGATATGGATTACTTTTTTCACTATATCCAACCTCTTCGTGATCAATTTAATTCAGTTATTTGCTGTGGAACGTCGTATGTCGCTCGTCGCTCAGCACTTGAAGAGGTTGGTGGCTACTACACCGATTGTATTGTTGAAGATTTTCAAACTGGAACGAAGTTGCTTCTCAATCGTTGGCGGGTTGTTTATCTCAATGAGGTTTTAAGTATAGGAGAGGTGCCTCGCCATTTTTCAGAATATCTCCAGCAACGCTTGCGCTGGATGCAAGGAAACATTCAACTTTATTGCAGTGGAGAAAAGCTACCCATTTGGTCTCAACGTCTGACCACTTGGCAGCGGCTCTTTTATTTCAGTCTGCTGATCTACTGCTTAACACCATTGATGCGGGCAGTGTATATCCTCTTTCCACTGCTGAGCTTCCTCTTTGGCTTCACACTCATCGCGGCACCGCCTATTGAATACTTACATTACGGCCTTCCTTTTGTCTTATTAATCTATGGCGCAACAAGTTGGTTAGCTTACAAGCACTACTTTCTCTATTGGACAGAGGTCTATGAATCCATTATGTGCTGGCCTAGCTTGCATCGACTGGTGCAGGTTCTCCTGAATCCCTTCGGTCATTTTGGATCACTAGTGACTGCCAAGGGAGAGTTAGACAATCGCAAACGCTTCAACTGGCATATGTCTTGGCCGTTTGTTGCCTATCTCATTTTATTTAGCCTTGGTTTCTGTCTACGCTATCTTGCCCCCTTGCTATCTCCCAACTTTGTGCGATCGCCGTTTGAAGGGGAAGGATTAATGATTGTCTGGAATTTCTACAATGCCATGTTGATGTTGGTCTGTTTATTTGCCTGTATTGATCAACCAATTCGACGGCAATTTGAGCGCTATCCCTATCAAACAGTGGCCTGTCTTGAAGTTGACGGTCGCAAACTTTGGGGAGTGACTCAAGATCTTTCAGAAGGCGGAGCCAGTTTTGTCTTACGCAATGAGCGAGACCTGCAATTGATCTATGGACAGGCAGAGCTTGTCTTGTTGAGAGAAGAGCTACGAATACCCGTCAATGTCTTACGGATTAGTCGGAAAGCCATCAATGGACATCGCCAAATTGGCCTTGAGTTCAAAATTCCTGACAAAGCTGCCGAACAAATGCTCATTCGCTTGCTCTATGTAGATTCAGGGTTATGGTGGCATCAAGTACGTCGGACAAGCGCACTCGATGCTTTCTTGCTGCTGATTCGTTCTGCCTTAAATCCACATGCACTCTTAACACGCTACAGAGATGGCTAAAGCTGCTAGATAGCAAGCCTGTTTAGTCCTTGATGATGATTTATTAGGAATCTCTTGCGATAGCATTCAGTTTTGAATCGCACGGTTTTTTGATGTCAGGGCTTCGCGGATGAGATTCCTGTCTCAGAAGTATTCTTTGCTACAGGGATTTACGATTTCCCTTGCTACGGTATGACCCATCCAAGCTTTATGAAAGCTGTTATAGACAGCAACGCACTAGCAGAGCTCTGCTAGTGCGCTATCTTGTATCCTGACTTTGACTCAGACTTTAGCCAAACAGCTTTCTGAAAAAGCCCTTGATTTTGCACAGTAAACGACTGAAGAGACTGGGCTTCGGTGCTTCACTGGCCAATTGAAGTGATCCTTGGGGAGCTGCTGGTTGCATGCGATCGCCAAGGATCTGGCTTGGAACGGCAGCAGCAGTAAGGTTCTCTTGAGCAGCGGTTTCTGGCGGAGCTTCTGGGGCTGGTAGCACTTCTGGCACAGGCGCTAGTTCTGGAATTTCAGCTTCAATCGCTGCTGGGGTACTTTCCTGAGCTGTTTCCAGTGGATCAGCTGCGATTGTGGGTAAATCTACTACTGGCTGGCTGACTGTTTCTGTTGTTTCAGTTGCAATCGCGGACACAGCCTCCAAAGTCTCACCAATCGG
The sequence above is a segment of the Synechococcus elongatus PCC 11801 genome. Coding sequences within it:
- the rsmH gene encoding 16S rRNA (cytosine(1402)-N(4))-methyltransferase RsmH codes for the protein MLADSSQPSSFHHVTVLQKELVEGLLPDRGGWFLDATLGGGGHSELLLSSWANTQVIGLDRDPAAIAASQSRLQPYGDRAQFQHVNFADYQPGDRQFQGIMADLGVSSPQLDEAERGFSFRQDAPLDMRMDPTAELTAAEIVNEWDETDLANLIYQYGEERLSRRIARRIVERRPFDRTLELSEAIAGAVPRSYRYGRIHPATRTFQALRIAVNGELDALQTFLDRAPDWLAPGGRIALISFHSLEDRIIKHALRGDDRLTVITRKPLLPSEAEIEANPRSRSAKLRIAERVAD
- a CDS encoding CBS domain-containing protein; amino-acid sequence: MDLILCHGTADFDTLGAAVGLSRLLPGSRIVLTGGAHPAVRDFLALYRDEYPLIERRSVDPKRLRRIHLVDAQERLRFGKAAEWLDLPQLEAIAVYDHHLQSPCDIAASDRQVEAVGATATLMCERLQAAQIQLAPAEATVLALGIHVDTGSLSYDQSTPRDAQALAWLMTQGANLRVLREYVEPGLSAPLQALLSQSLEVLELEERRGKTLARVLLPVDGYLTGLSSLAAQLFALTEADLLLLGVHYPVEGSTDRRLTVIGRSRIEGPDLGQTFRQWGGGGHARAASLNWRGTAIAATWAAIGAAVLEQLPAPLLARDLMSSPVRTVRPEIAIAEAERILLRYGHSGLSVVDEQDQLVGIISRRDLDLALHHGFGHAPVKGYMTLNPKTISPETSLPEIEDLMVTYDIGRLPVLDRDQLVGIVTRTDVLRQLHQDQQRQTPPLNAPACLLPGTPRDWLRQRLIPAQWELLETAAHFAEERGWHLYLVGGGVRDLFLAQTDAPLLISDIDLVVDGFHRALSEAAGVELAQLLRDRYPQARLEVHGRFQTAALLWHEDPVFESLWVDIATARTEFYPYPAANPEVEASSIRQDLYRRDFTINALAIRLTEPHAGELLDFFGGRLDLEARQVRVLHVNSFIEDPTRIFRAVRFAVRLSFAIEDQTRRQIRYALDSGVYQRTQGENSITPALQTRLRAELQLILEAQYWLPALRELGSLQAFRCLHSDCWWTRSLEAQLRRCDRLNRRWQQQAHPSLKPVPPWLLRLQSLLTSLPEPGPIAQRLQLPQEVIQRLQQWPEAIAQLTQLDSAQLPSQLYRQLADYDPITLLLAAAVLPRSQRRVISRYLWEWLPLELPISGHDLKTLGYRPGPQFREILEALHGAVLDGKVPAGSDEAARQRVLHWLSDRYPHP
- the rppA gene encoding two-component system response regulator RppA; its protein translation is MRILLVDDEEALTAPLHRMLCREGYEVDVASDGQTGEQMATQQVYDLLILDWMLPERSGLELCRSVRSRDRQVPVLFLTARDTVDDRVQGLDAGADDYLVKPFELKELLARVRALLRRSPRQESPEVPRLCCGDLALDVPNQLAYRQGRCIELSEKETQLLAVLMQHPGQLVSHQALQSQVWGLANPPSSNVLAAQIRLLRRKLEAPGETPLIFSVYGKGYRFQAADSV
- the gloB gene encoding hydroxyacylglutathione hydrolase yields the protein MRIDCLPALQDNYIFLLVDPEQHEAAVVDPAEAEPVLAALDAEGLTLTAILNTHHHGDHVGGNRQLLQHFPTVTVYASAVDRDRIPGQTVLLQAGDRIQVCGQTAEVFFVPGHTRGHVAYYFEQVAGAEARGALFCGDTLFAGGCGRLFEGTPAQMLDSLQQLRSLPDDTAVYCAHEYTLNNLRFALTVDPDNLELRERYQAVAIARQQGLATIPSRIDLEKATNPFLRWDQPAVQATVHSVNPVQTFARLRGLKDQF
- a CDS encoding zinc ribbon domain-containing protein; translation: MWSRLRQWFSSAFRKSRTINNEPLNKVSLVVIIIIDIFILSNVFSGLAEVSRWPLTASESYPCYQDWQIYQDPQLRQEKNQGFVLVSSAVKVGMKTIDGSNPQLLLTEQYKQLQSDRLGEVAPLCWQYAERYDKISKANYSNLLTSIDERRVGISRLEDQNRKIREQYDSSLLEEIAGQAPDQAITDVSAAQARQTLEANQAKIQTLRREISDFENRLLTQPISQSFLSFLADQSRFQAVLQGYQQAGFWYPALQLLLQILFLAPLLAIAGGIHRYAQQRGYGLLALLSWHLLVIFSLPLIFKAFELLRINLIFDALSQVVQLLFGRLLFLVNYLYIFLIPAIGFGIIKIAQAWIFNPRLQAANRVQKSRCIKCAKRLPNQEAHCPHCGHYQYVECSHCHQLTYQYLPYCRACGSAQRSR